One segment of Sphingomonas qomolangmaensis DNA contains the following:
- a CDS encoding ABC transporter ATP-binding protein: protein MTEAAIAIEHLSKTYAGGKQALDDVTFVVPRGQIFGLLGPNGAGKSTLINILAGLVNKTAGTASIWGFDIDAHPRNAKASIGIVNQEITFDPFFSPAETLDIAAGLYGVKKADRRTMELLRAMALEDKAHAYARTLSGGMKRRLMVAKAMVHSPPVLVLDEPTAGVDIELRQQLWAYVRHLNDQGVTVVLTTHYLEEAEQLCDRIAIINHGRLIANEPTRALVGMAQEKQVIVTVDRDVAAAPSAACFQKIELIGDRVLAITYRKDQVNAGEVLAAIAGSGLGVVDVSTKEADLEDVFLNLTRASNG from the coding sequence ATGACCGAAGCCGCCATCGCGATCGAGCACCTCTCCAAAACCTATGCCGGCGGAAAGCAGGCGCTCGACGATGTCACGTTCGTCGTCCCGCGCGGGCAGATCTTCGGGCTGCTCGGCCCCAATGGCGCGGGCAAGTCGACGCTGATCAACATCCTGGCGGGGCTGGTCAACAAGACCGCGGGCACCGCCTCGATCTGGGGCTTCGACATCGATGCGCATCCGCGCAACGCCAAGGCGTCGATCGGCATCGTCAACCAGGAGATCACCTTCGATCCCTTTTTCAGCCCCGCCGAAACGCTCGACATCGCCGCCGGCCTCTACGGCGTGAAGAAGGCCGATCGCCGGACGATGGAATTGCTGCGCGCGATGGCGCTCGAGGACAAGGCGCACGCCTATGCCCGCACGCTGTCGGGGGGCATGAAGCGCCGGCTGATGGTCGCCAAGGCGATGGTCCATTCGCCCCCCGTGCTGGTGCTCGACGAACCCACCGCGGGCGTCGATATCGAGCTTCGCCAGCAGCTGTGGGCCTATGTCCGCCACCTCAACGATCAGGGCGTCACCGTGGTGCTGACGACGCATTATCTCGAGGAAGCCGAACAGCTTTGCGACCGGATCGCGATCATCAACCACGGCCGGCTGATTGCCAACGAACCCACCCGCGCATTGGTCGGCATGGCGCAGGAAAAACAGGTGATCGTGACGGTCGACCGCGACGTCGCCGCTGCTCCGAGCGCCGCGTGCTTCCAGAAGATCGAGCTGATCGGTGACCGCGTGCTGGCGATCACCTATCGCAAGGACCAAGTGAATGCCGGCGAAGTGCTCGCCGCGATCGCGGGCAGCGGGCTCGGCGTGGTCGATGTCTCGACCAAGGAAGCCGATCTCGAGGACGTGTTCCTCAACCTCACCCGCGCCTCGAATGGGTGA
- a CDS encoding zinc-finger domain-containing protein, which produces MIPPPEIIRVTTPRVACDGAGEIAPALGHPRVWLQIDDTGYVDCGYCDRRFVLTGGPADGADQSQLRDHGDGAGR; this is translated from the coding sequence ATGATCCCGCCGCCCGAAATCATCCGCGTCACCACCCCGCGCGTCGCCTGCGACGGTGCGGGCGAGATTGCGCCAGCGCTTGGCCACCCGCGCGTGTGGCTGCAGATCGACGATACCGGCTATGTCGATTGCGGCTATTGCGACCGCCGCTTCGTGCTGACCGGCGGGCCTGCCGATGGCGCCGACCAGAGCCAGCTTCGCGACCATGGGGATGGTGCGGGCCGCTGA